One genomic segment of Anaerotignum faecicola includes these proteins:
- a CDS encoding TetR/AcrR family transcriptional regulator, translated as MAKKNTRNTKSRIVSAAWKLFYENGYDDTTVEEIVEESGTSKGSFYHYFSGKDALLSSLSDLFDDKYQELIPTLDPEMDSFEQLMYLNREMFLMIDDSISLDLTARLYASQLITTGEKHLLDHNRIYYKLLRQIVTEGQKKGELREDVSVNEIVKAYALCERALIYDWCISNGDYSLCQYAKSMMPVFLNSFRVKKAKNGE; from the coding sequence TTGGCAAAAAAGAATACCAGAAACACCAAGAGCCGTATCGTTTCGGCGGCATGGAAGCTATTCTATGAAAACGGCTATGATGATACAACGGTGGAGGAAATCGTAGAGGAGTCTGGAACCTCCAAGGGCTCCTTCTATCATTATTTCAGCGGCAAGGATGCCCTTTTAAGCTCCCTTTCCGATTTATTTGATGATAAATATCAGGAGCTGATTCCGACGCTTGACCCCGAAATGGACAGCTTTGAGCAGTTGATGTATCTGAATCGGGAGATGTTTCTGATGATTGATGACAGCATTTCCCTTGATTTGACGGCAAGGCTTTATGCCTCTCAGCTGATTACCACGGGAGAAAAGCACCTGCTCGACCATAACAGAATCTATTACAAGCTGCTGCGGCAGATTGTGACGGAGGGACAGAAGAAGGGCGAGCTCAGAGAGGATGTTTCCGTGAACGAAATTGTAAAGGCGTATGCGCTCTGTGAGCGTGCGCTGATTTATGACTGGTGCATCAGCAACGGGGATTATTCCCTTTGCCAATACGCAAAAAGCATGATGCCTGTTTTTTTGAACAGTTTTCGTGTGAAAAAAGCGA
- a CDS encoding Card1-like endonuclease domain-containing protein yields MKVLIELYDKDTLKNIVAPLTLRPDRVVYLYDKGMDDRDAFRSLVTCFQKNMPNIVVEDIPVDISSVKTLRAAVCRVAERYEAANCTLELTGGSELMMIGAYQAGLEMGIRMVHTDLVKGCITDIETDEKLTDIATLTLENFIDAKGACFMGESHQPPKPERYDAINNMARFLFRHLRDWKVTCSWLQTVAARGFSHDLQMESRRNIHTKSGKPVSPKDEILLEFEKNGFFKKLSLDKNGIWIRFNSLQDKQYCINYGVWLELYVYVAAASSGAFEDVKLGTMIDWNVYDGLKIGGNEIDVMLMEDSLPVFISCKLKDADTAALNELLIAKKRLGGWFSKGIIVTFSREKQEGTGTYQRCKMLGLEMLDERDILAVDFRERLVRTIREHDLISLKWKKV; encoded by the coding sequence ATGAAGGTTTTGATTGAATTATATGATAAGGATACGCTGAAAAATATCGTTGCACCGCTGACCCTGCGGCCCGATAGGGTGGTGTATCTCTATGATAAGGGAATGGACGATAGGGATGCGTTTCGTTCTCTGGTGACCTGCTTTCAGAAAAACATGCCCAATATCGTTGTGGAGGATATCCCTGTAGACATCAGCTCTGTGAAAACCCTGCGTGCGGCGGTCTGCCGTGTGGCAGAGCGGTACGAGGCGGCAAACTGCACGCTGGAGCTGACGGGCGGCAGTGAGCTGATGATGATTGGCGCATATCAGGCAGGGCTTGAAATGGGAATTCGCATGGTACATACGGATTTGGTGAAGGGCTGCATTACGGATATTGAAACGGATGAAAAGCTGACGGATATTGCAACGCTGACGCTGGAGAACTTCATTGATGCCAAGGGCGCGTGCTTTATGGGGGAATCCCATCAGCCGCCGAAACCGGAACGCTATGATGCCATCAACAATATGGCACGGTTTTTGTTCCGTCATCTGCGGGATTGGAAGGTAACCTGCAGCTGGCTGCAGACGGTAGCGGCGAGAGGCTTTTCGCATGATTTGCAGATGGAAAGCCGCAGAAATATCCATACCAAAAGCGGAAAGCCTGTTTCCCCGAAGGATGAAATTCTTCTGGAATTTGAGAAAAACGGCTTTTTCAAGAAGCTGAGTCTGGATAAGAATGGGATTTGGATACGGTTCAACTCCTTGCAGGATAAGCAATACTGCATCAACTACGGCGTATGGCTGGAATTATATGTCTATGTGGCGGCGGCAAGCAGCGGTGCGTTTGAGGATGTAAAGCTTGGAACGATGATTGACTGGAATGTGTATGACGGGCTGAAAATCGGCGGAAACGAAATTGACGTTATGCTGATGGAGGATTCCCTGCCTGTTTTCATTTCCTGCAAGCTCAAGGATGCGGATACTGCGGCACTGAATGAGCTGCTGATTGCGAAAAAGCGGTTGGGCGGCTGGTTCTCCAAGGGGATTATTGTAACCTTCAGCAGAGAAAAGCAGGAGGGCACGGGGACGTATCAGCGATGTAAGATGCTTGGGCTGGAAATGCTCGATGAAAGGGATATTCTGGCGGTGGATTTTCGGGAGCGGCTGGTGCGGACGATTCGTGAGCATGATCTTATCAGTCTGAAATGGAAGAAGGTATAA